The genomic segment CGGCACGGCCGGCACGACCAAGGTCGTCACGTTCGAGCTCGGCGACAAGACGACCTATGTCAATGAGTCCGGCATCACGACCGGAGGCGGCGAAATGGGCGGCATGGGCGGCGGTCGCGGCGGCTTCGGCGGCGGCCGGGGCATGGGCGGTCAAGGCAGGGACGGTGCAAGCGGGACGAACGGTTCGACTAGCGGCTCGAACAGCACGAGTGGCACGAGCGGCACCGGCGGCACCGGCGGAAGCGGCACGAACAGCACCGGAAGCGGGACGAACAGCACCGGAAGCGGCACGACCAACTCGACGAGCGGCGGCTCCGCCGGCGCCAGCACCTAAAATTTGAAGTAAAGCCGAAATAGCCAAAAGGTACGGAGCAGAGGAATTACCTGCTTCGTACCTTTTGCGTTTTTTGAGACCATTTAGCCTGCGCTCCGGTAATGGCGCGTTCGCAACCCGAATCCGCACGCGGTCGTTATCGCGCGTTGCACCTCGGCTGCCGCTATCCGTTCCACGTGGAACTACCGGCAAGGGCGCGCTCTTACAGCCGCGCATTCACTCGCTGGGTACGCCACACATGTGATGCTCCGGATAGCGCAAAATTGTACGCCTGTTGATTATCAAAAAAATGGTAGCAAAAAGACCGCTCATTCCTGTAAAGTGTTTGTACCCCTACAAACCTTACGGAGGGTGAGACGGTCTCATGAACCATCGTACAATGTTAGCCCCTATTCTTCAATCCTTTATTCCTACTGAAGAGATTCAACCTTTGTTACAGCAAGTAGGTTATGTCGATACAGCAAGGAAATTTACAGTCTACGAGCTCTTTATTTTTCTTGCTCAAGCGGCGCTTGGGCAGTGGGATGGCTATCGAGACGGAGAAAAGCGAATGGTCGCCTGTGGGCTGCGCCAAGCAGATCACTCTACGATCTCCAAAAAAGCGAAAGAGGTTCCGTTCAGCGTCTTTAAGCAACTGCTTCATCTGTTGATTCGTAAATGCAATCGCTCCACGCGCAGGCGTCTTCGGCTTCCGAAAGAGCCGCTGGCAGTCGATTCCACGACCATTTCCGCCGGTCACAATCGGCTGCCTTGGGCGCCATCGGCCAAAGGAGAGAAGTGCGGCATTAAGCTGCACGTATCTTTGTTGACAGAGACCAGCGAACTCCATCGTGTAACGGAATCGACGGGGAAACAGCACGATTCGACCCTGTGCAGCATGGTAACAGACCCAAATTTCATTCTGGTTGCGGATCGTGCATACGGAAAGCATAAGCAGTTTGATGCCTACATGGAGCAAGAGCAGCGGCAGTATTTTGTCATCCGGGTGAGACACAACACGTTCCTGCATGAGCCTGTTTTTCGCGATCGAAAACGTCCCTACGAACATACGATTGAGCAAGATTTGACCTGCCAACTCGGAACAAAAGCGCGCTTGACCCGCCATCGATTTCGGGTCGTAAAGCTGAAGGATCCCCAAGGCAACCCGGTTGTTCTCGTGACCAACTTGCACCGTCCCTCGGCGGAGAAAATTGCAGAAATCTACCGACAACGGTGGCAAGTGGAAGTGTTTTTTCGATGGATTAAACAGCATTTGAATGTGCCCAAACTATTCGGAAGGACACCGAATGCCGTTTACGGACAATTATATACCGCATTGATCGTGTACGTGCTGCTTCAGTACGTGTATGTGCAGGGAAATAGCCAGGTTCACCCCAGTGCACGGTTGTGTTTTGCTGCGTTTGACCGACTGATGAGTTTAGCTGCCTTGCCTCCCGAATGGGTGGTTTATTTGGCTCACCATTTAAAACTACCATAACCTAGATACTGGTAAATCAACAGGCGTACAAAATTGAGCTATTCCTGCCCACCGCGCACATACTCGCTGGGTCGCCACACATATGGTACTCATCATAGCGCAAAACTGAGCTGTTCCCGCCCGCCGCACACTCACTCGATCATGCTCCACACATGCGATGCTCCGAATAGCACAAAATTGAGTTATTCCCGCCAGCCGCACACTCACTCGCTCGTCCGCCACACACATGGTACTCAGAATAGCGCAAAACTGAGCTATTCCCGCCCGCCGCACACTCACTCGCTCGTCCGCCACACACATGGTACTCAGAAAGCGCAAAATTGAGCTACTTCCCGCCAGCCGCACACTCACTCGCTGGGTCGCCATACATGTGATGCTCAGAATAGCGCAAAATTGAGTTATTCTCGTCAGCCGCGCACATACTCGCTGGGTCGCCACACACGCGATGCTCAGGATAGCGCAAATCTGAGCTAATCCCGTCAGCCACACACTCACTCGCTGGGTCGCCACACATGCGATGCTTAGAATAGCGCAAAATTGAGTTATTCTCGTCAGCCGCACACATACTCGCTGGGTCGCCACACACGCGATGCTCAGGATAGCGCAAAATTGAGCTAGTCCCGCCAGCCGCACACTCACTCGCTCGTCCGCCGCGCACTTCACCCGCCCGCCACTCACGAGGCCCCTGCACGATGGGCAAGCCCATCGCCGTAAAAGCAAAAGAGCCGCGCCGTCGTCTCATGACTTGGGGGCAGCTCCGTTTGCTTATTGCAATCATTTAGTGGATATCGTGCTTTTTAAAGTTGCCGCCCTTGACCTCGGCCACGTCGTATACCATGACGAATGCGCTCGGGTCGATTTCGTAGATGATTTCTTTCATCTTGCTTTCTTCGAGCCGGTTGATGACGCAGGTGATTTCTTTAAACTGCTCGTTGGAATACCCGCCCTCTACGATATTGTAGGTGGCGCCGCGCCCCAAACGATCGCGAATGGTCTCAACCATGGTTTCGGGGTATTTGGAAATGATCTTGAACGTCTTTGCTCCGCTTAAACCTTCTTCGACGATATGTATGACCTTGGAGGCAATATAGTAGGCGATGCCCGACATAATCGCGCCTTGCAGGCCGAATACGGTCGAGACGACGATAAACACGAACGCGTTCAGGAACAGAATCAGATCGCTCGTACCGAACGGCAGCTTGCGGGACAGCAGGACGGCCAGCATGTCGATCCCGTCGAGCGCGCCGCCGTTCCGCAACGCGAGACCCATGCCGAAGCCGATGATGATGCCGCCGACGACGGTTACCAGCAGCGTATCGCCTTCAAGTATCGGCTTGATGTGATGCATCGCGATTGTGCCGATGGCGAGCGACGCAATGCCGAGTACGGAGTTGATCGCAAAGCTTTTACCGATCTGCTTGTAGCCGAGGAAGATAAACGGGATATTCAAAACGGCGATCAACAGGCCCAGCGGCAGCCCGATCAGCTCCGAGCCCACGATGCTTAGACCGGTGACGCCACCGTCGGATACGTTGTTCGGAATTAGTACCGCTTCAAGGCCATAAGCCGTTATAAACGCGCCGATTATTACGGCAAGCGCGCGCAGCACCTTTTTGACTAGGACAGACTGTTTGTTTCCGCTCTTCAATAGGACGACCTCGTTTCCGGAATTTTCTGCATCGTTTTATTTTATCGGATTATGCGGCAAATTTCGAACCAGGGCACGAACGCGTATGGCCGTCGGAGCGAATAGGCGGGAAAAACATGACGTTTATGTGGTGCGCATTACAGAATCGCGCCGGCATATCGAGTAAGATGAAGTCATAGGATTTCCAACGGGAGGGGTCATTAAAATGAACAAGAAGACGGTGTTGAAAGCAGCGGGGTTGTTCGTGGCGGGTTTGGCGGGTGGAATCGGGATTATGCTGAGCAACGACGCTTATAAGGCGGTCAATGATGCGCTCGGCAATTCGACGAGCAATGCGCTCGCGCTCTCGCAGCAGAAGCTGACAGCGCAGCAGGCGCAGATCGGACAGATCGCCAAGGACGCGGAAGCGTTGAAGCAGCAAGCGGCCGCTTCCGGAAAGGAAGCCGAGGCGACCCAACAATCGGACCAACAGCTTCAGCAGCAGATCCAGCAGCAAATCCAACAAATGATTCAGCAAATCCAACAGATGCTCCAGCAAATGCAGCAGTCTCAAACCGAAACCATGAAGGCGCTGACCAAGGTCTAATCGCCGGCGCCTTCCGTCTCAGACCGGTCCACCTTGTGCCTCACGTATGCGGAGGGCAGGGTGCCGGTTATTTTTTTGAACACCTTGTTAAAGTAGGATTGCTCGCAAAAACCAAGGTAATCCGAAATCTCCCCGATGTTCATCTGCGAGGTGAGCAGCAGGTCGCAGGCGGACGCGATCCGGATCTGCTGCATATAGTCCGTCAGCGTGCGGCCCGTCGATTGGCGGTAAAGCGCGCTGACGTAGTTCGGCGTCTTGCCGACGTGCGCGGCGAGCTCGCCGACCGTGATCGTCCTGCGGTAATGTAGCAGCATATACGCTTCAAGCCGGTAGACAAGCCCTGAGGCCGCGCCCTGCGAGGCGGCGGATTCGGAGGCCTCCGCGAACAACGCGAGCAGCTCCAGCAGCGCGGCATGGCAAAGCGCCGGCCGGCAGGGCGACTGCCGCAACCAGTACTGGACGAGCGCGGCGAACCGGTTGCGCACGTAATCGTAGTTATGCGGCTTCGCGGCTCTCGCTTCCGGCGCAGTCAACAGCGGCAGTCCCTCGCCTTCTCCTGCGTAGTGAAAATGCGCGACATACATCTCGTGCGCCTCTTCGGGCGAATTGACCGCGCTGCGCTCGAGGCCCTTCGGCATGAACAGCATATCCCCGCGACTCAGTTTGAAAATCCCCTGCTCCGTCTCGAATACCGCGCGCCCCTCCGTCACCAGCACCGCGATCTGGTTGTTCGTCCGCGACCGCGGCACCTGCCACCCCGGCTCGCAATGCTCGTAATAAATCGCCACCGGCTCGATCATCGCCTTTTTTCCCCCTTTTTCGCGCCCACCACGGCTTC from the Cohnella hashimotonis genome contains:
- a CDS encoding IS4 family transposase, whose product is MNHRTMLAPILQSFIPTEEIQPLLQQVGYVDTARKFTVYELFIFLAQAALGQWDGYRDGEKRMVACGLRQADHSTISKKAKEVPFSVFKQLLHLLIRKCNRSTRRRLRLPKEPLAVDSTTISAGHNRLPWAPSAKGEKCGIKLHVSLLTETSELHRVTESTGKQHDSTLCSMVTDPNFILVADRAYGKHKQFDAYMEQEQRQYFVIRVRHNTFLHEPVFRDRKRPYEHTIEQDLTCQLGTKARLTRHRFRVVKLKDPQGNPVVLVTNLHRPSAEKIAEIYRQRWQVEVFFRWIKQHLNVPKLFGRTPNAVYGQLYTALIVYVLLQYVYVQGNSQVHPSARLCFAAFDRLMSLAALPPEWVVYLAHHLKLP
- a CDS encoding helix-turn-helix domain-containing protein: MIEPVAIYYEHCEPGWQVPRSRTNNQIAVLVTEGRAVFETEQGIFKLSRGDMLFMPKGLERSAVNSPEEAHEMYVAHFHYAGEGEGLPLLTAPEARAAKPHNYDYVRNRFAALVQYWLRQSPCRPALCHAALLELLALFAEASESAASQGAASGLVYRLEAYMLLHYRRTITVGELAAHVGKTPNYVSALYRQSTGRTLTDYMQQIRIASACDLLLTSQMNIGEISDYLGFCEQSYFNKVFKKITGTLPSAYVRHKVDRSETEGAGD
- a CDS encoding YitT family protein; translation: MKSGNKQSVLVKKVLRALAVIIGAFITAYGLEAVLIPNNVSDGGVTGLSIVGSELIGLPLGLLIAVLNIPFIFLGYKQIGKSFAINSVLGIASLAIGTIAMHHIKPILEGDTLLVTVVGGIIIGFGMGLALRNGGALDGIDMLAVLLSRKLPFGTSDLILFLNAFVFIVVSTVFGLQGAIMSGIAYYIASKVIHIVEEGLSGAKTFKIISKYPETMVETIRDRLGRGATYNIVEGGYSNEQFKEITCVINRLEESKMKEIIYEIDPSAFVMVYDVAEVKGGNFKKHDIH